From Paludisphaera rhizosphaerae, the proteins below share one genomic window:
- the mqnC gene encoding cyclic dehypoxanthinyl futalosine synthase, whose translation MSSTAPATLRRAAEGGRLTFEEGVALLREASLLELGAAADALCRRLHPEPFRTFNIDRNINYTNVCTAVCDFCAFYRKVDDADAYVLDRDVLFDKIRETVELGGDQILLQGGLHPRLKLEWYEELLQDIRSTFPTINVHGFSAPEIHHFTKVAKLPLRTVLERLKEAGLGSLPGGGAEILVDRVRKAITRGKVNTADWINVHRVWHQLGGRSTATMMFGHVETIEERIEHLDQVRRLQDETGGFTAHICWTFQPEHTDMADVPPAGAFEYLRTQAMTRLYLDNVPNIQSSWVTQGAKIGQMGLFFGANDMGSLMIEENVVSSAGTVHHLSLDEIKRCIVESGYIPRQRNVFYEYIDEAPAFDGAVAGALA comes from the coding sequence TTGTCTTCCACCGCCCCCGCGACCTTGCGACGCGCCGCTGAGGGCGGCCGTTTGACGTTCGAGGAAGGCGTCGCCTTGCTTCGGGAAGCGAGCCTGCTGGAACTCGGCGCCGCGGCCGACGCTCTTTGCCGTCGGCTTCACCCCGAGCCGTTCCGGACGTTCAACATCGACCGCAACATCAACTACACGAACGTCTGCACGGCCGTCTGCGACTTCTGCGCCTTTTACCGGAAGGTCGACGACGCCGACGCCTACGTCCTGGACCGCGACGTCCTCTTCGACAAGATCCGCGAGACGGTGGAACTGGGCGGCGATCAGATCCTCCTCCAGGGCGGCCTCCATCCCAGGCTCAAGCTGGAGTGGTACGAGGAGCTGTTGCAGGACATCCGGTCGACCTTCCCCACGATCAACGTCCACGGCTTCAGCGCCCCGGAGATCCACCACTTCACCAAGGTCGCCAAGCTGCCGTTGCGAACGGTCCTGGAGCGGCTCAAGGAAGCCGGCCTGGGGAGCCTCCCCGGCGGCGGGGCCGAGATCCTCGTCGATCGCGTCCGGAAGGCGATCACCCGCGGCAAGGTGAACACGGCCGACTGGATCAACGTCCATCGCGTCTGGCATCAGCTCGGCGGCCGGTCGACGGCCACCATGATGTTCGGCCACGTCGAGACGATTGAGGAGCGGATCGAGCACCTTGACCAGGTCCGTCGCCTTCAGGACGAGACCGGCGGCTTCACCGCCCACATCTGCTGGACCTTCCAGCCCGAGCACACCGACATGGCCGACGTCCCTCCCGCCGGGGCGTTCGAGTACCTCCGCACCCAGGCCATGACGCGGCTCTACCTCGACAACGTGCCCAACATCCAGTCGTCGTGGGTCACGCAGGGGGCGAAGATCGGCCAGATGGGCCTCTTCTTCGGCGCCAACGATATGGGGAGCCTGATGATCGAGGAGAACGTCGTCTCCTCGGCCGGGACCGTCCACCACCTCAGCCTCGACGAGATCAAGCGCTGCATCGTCGAGTCCGGCTACATCCCCCGCCAGCGTAACGTCTTCTACGAGTACATCGACGAGGCCCCCGCGTTCGACGGGGCCGTCGCCGGAGCCCTGGCGTGA
- a CDS encoding menaquinone biosynthetic enzyme MqnA/MqnD family protein — protein MARVVRVGAVSYLNAKPLYYRLEEFAPEVRLEMEVPSRLADRLAAGDLDVALIPSVEYLRGASRGYEILPGFAIGARGPVRSVKLFSKVPLGSIDRLALDAGSRTSQALAQVWLEAAHGVRPETIEPLPLGVSALESTADAVLVIGDRAMKVPEDSFHEVVDLAEAWRELTGLPFVFALWVVRAGADLGDVPDALARCRAEGLANADELARIHGPRLGLDFQTCYDYLTRVLSYDLGEPELAGLRLFAAMAARLGLAPEGVNLVFHRPRDLATRR, from the coding sequence ATGGCGAGAGTTGTCCGGGTCGGAGCGGTCAGTTATCTGAACGCCAAGCCTTTGTACTATCGCCTGGAGGAATTCGCCCCCGAGGTCCGGCTGGAGATGGAAGTCCCGAGCCGGTTGGCGGATCGATTGGCGGCCGGGGATCTCGACGTCGCGCTGATCCCTTCGGTCGAGTACCTGCGGGGGGCGTCGCGGGGATATGAGATCCTGCCTGGTTTCGCGATCGGGGCTCGGGGGCCGGTGCGGAGCGTCAAGCTCTTCAGCAAGGTCCCGTTGGGCTCCATCGACCGGCTCGCCCTGGACGCGGGCTCGCGGACGAGCCAGGCGCTGGCGCAGGTTTGGCTGGAAGCGGCCCACGGCGTCCGTCCGGAGACCATCGAGCCGCTGCCACTGGGGGTCTCGGCACTGGAGAGCACAGCCGACGCCGTGCTCGTGATCGGCGACCGGGCGATGAAAGTCCCGGAGGACTCATTCCACGAGGTCGTCGACCTGGCGGAAGCCTGGCGCGAGCTGACCGGACTGCCGTTCGTCTTCGCCCTCTGGGTCGTTCGGGCCGGGGCCGACCTTGGGGACGTTCCGGACGCCCTGGCGCGGTGTCGGGCCGAAGGGCTGGCGAACGCCGACGAGCTGGCCCGAATCCACGGCCCGCGGCTGGGCCTGGACTTTCAGACGTGCTACGATTATCTCACCCGTGTCCTGTCTTACGACCTGGGCGAGCCGGAGCTGGCCGGCCTGCGGCTGTTCGCCGCGATGGCCGCACGCCTGGGCCTGGCGCCTGAAGGAGTGAATCTTGTCTTCCACCGCCCCCGCGACCTTGCGACGCGCCGCTGA
- a CDS encoding HugZ family pyridoxamine 5'-phosphate oxidase — MESQVGHELIRLARDQRIASLGTLLDGHPLVSLVLFDANLDLSAFHIHVSRLAQHARALSQSPKVGLMIAAPDSHSRNPQTLSRLSIQGFAEPIDPHSQAFTETRDSYLRKFPQSEISFQLGDFFLVRIEPVSARLITGFGAIHDLTGDDISSLARQTHGFE; from the coding sequence ATGGAATCCCAGGTCGGCCACGAATTGATCCGTCTCGCCCGAGATCAGCGCATCGCCTCGCTCGGAACCCTGCTCGATGGGCACCCCCTGGTGTCGCTCGTCCTCTTCGACGCCAATCTCGACCTCTCGGCGTTCCACATCCACGTGAGCCGGCTCGCCCAGCACGCTCGGGCACTCAGCCAGAGCCCCAAGGTCGGCCTGATGATCGCCGCGCCCGACAGCCACTCGCGCAATCCCCAGACTCTCTCCCGGCTCTCCATCCAGGGCTTCGCCGAACCCATCGACCCCCACAGCCAGGCCTTCACGGAGACCCGCGACTCCTACCTCCGCAAGTTCCCCCAATCCGAGATCAGCTTCCAGCTCGGCGACTTCTTCCTGGTCCGCATCGAACCGGTCTCGGCCCGACTCATCACCGGCTTCGGCGCCATCCACGACCTCACCGGCGACGACATCTCCAGCCTCGCCAGGCAGACCCACGGGTTCGAGTGA
- a CDS encoding PDZ domain-containing protein: MMKRSWTWALVGLALAAGQARSQQAQPKEGAAVVVDGSVRGVYRSQKSDRTDYVVQLDVTRAEMGRGAAEARRRGSTIPAPGEQVYVHVFQGANRGQGYASVPSEGATIKAYLYPHEGGGWEGTFPNWFDQSGGPPPIDRTAEARPTTPSPSPTPTPNLPPVPTSPSTAGADVLKSIGVKADAVEVNGRLVLRITDVLPNTPAQKAGFERGDVIIGVNKSGFASVQQLAEILAKGGPNAEFAILNVRTREQVEVPVDLTGVIAAAPTPTSPAPTSPAPSSPRRTLGVQVEPVRLGLRTALKVTGLQEGGPAKQAGIEVGDVLVEAGGIALNDQARLQEALNAAGEKIVVSVRDVRSGRDVPVEVALGAAPVPSPSPSPTPTPTPGPAPSNPAPTGGGLTAQSFGLTVKPGTADLLPVVKVAAVAPGSPAEKAGLEVGDAIVGVDDRVVFAPDLFEQALKSVGSSFTLTVLDVKSGKKTPVKIDLGR, translated from the coding sequence ATGATGAAGCGATCGTGGACGTGGGCGCTTGTCGGGCTCGCACTCGCGGCCGGCCAGGCTCGATCCCAGCAGGCTCAGCCCAAGGAGGGGGCTGCGGTCGTCGTCGATGGATCGGTTCGAGGGGTCTACCGCAGCCAGAAGTCGGATCGGACCGACTACGTGGTGCAACTCGACGTCACCCGTGCTGAGATGGGTCGCGGCGCCGCCGAGGCCCGCCGACGCGGGTCCACGATCCCCGCCCCTGGCGAGCAGGTCTACGTCCACGTCTTCCAGGGGGCGAATCGAGGGCAAGGCTACGCTTCCGTTCCCTCCGAGGGAGCCACGATCAAGGCCTACCTGTATCCCCATGAGGGCGGCGGCTGGGAAGGGACGTTCCCCAACTGGTTCGACCAGTCCGGCGGACCTCCGCCGATCGACCGGACTGCGGAAGCCCGACCGACGACTCCTTCTCCCTCGCCCACTCCGACCCCGAACCTCCCACCTGTCCCCACGTCCCCATCGACGGCCGGCGCTGACGTTCTGAAGTCGATCGGCGTCAAGGCCGACGCGGTCGAGGTCAACGGTCGGCTCGTCCTTCGGATCACCGACGTCCTCCCCAATACGCCCGCGCAGAAGGCCGGTTTTGAACGGGGCGACGTCATCATCGGCGTGAACAAGTCGGGCTTCGCCAGCGTGCAACAACTCGCCGAGATCCTGGCCAAGGGAGGGCCGAACGCCGAGTTCGCCATCCTGAACGTCCGGACGCGCGAGCAGGTCGAGGTGCCGGTGGACCTGACCGGCGTGATCGCGGCTGCGCCGACTCCGACCTCGCCGGCTCCGACCTCGCCGGCTCCGTCCAGCCCAAGACGCACGTTGGGCGTTCAGGTGGAACCCGTTCGACTCGGGCTTCGGACGGCGCTCAAGGTGACGGGATTGCAGGAAGGCGGGCCCGCCAAACAGGCCGGGATCGAGGTCGGTGACGTTCTCGTCGAGGCCGGCGGGATCGCGCTGAACGATCAGGCCCGGCTGCAAGAGGCCCTCAATGCGGCCGGCGAGAAGATCGTCGTGTCAGTCCGCGACGTCCGTTCCGGTCGTGACGTTCCCGTCGAAGTCGCTCTCGGGGCGGCACCGGTTCCATCACCGTCGCCTTCGCCGACGCCTACACCCACGCCCGGACCGGCTCCCTCGAATCCCGCGCCCACTGGCGGGGGGCTCACCGCGCAGAGCTTCGGGCTGACGGTCAAGCCTGGGACGGCCGATCTGCTGCCGGTGGTGAAGGTGGCGGCCGTCGCCCCTGGCAGTCCGGCCGAGAAAGCCGGCCTCGAAGTCGGCGACGCCATCGTCGGCGTCGACGACCGAGTCGTCTTCGCTCCGGACCTCTTCGAACAGGCCCTCAAGAGCGTCGGCTCCTCGTTCACGCTCACGGTCCTCGACGTCAAGTCCGGCAAGAAGACCCCCGTCAAGATCGACCTCGGACGCTGA
- a CDS encoding putative ABC transporter permease subunit: protein MSLALPESFVPAPASAATPADRSARALRWLRWRQLSNTLSALVADSRLRASMIVFCSAVFWAGLFLLFLKSFQFIAIYVDLANTIIEYLFGMFFLSLLVMLLFSTGIIVYAALFHSREATFLLTTPAAADRIFAHKFAEAVAFASWGFLLLGSPLLVAYGLTIKVGPSASDAGAPWPYYALIPAFLAVFVLIPSSLGSIVAIAVANVFPRRERTVLALATVVGLGVFLYTAWKLLTTPYEALSSDWLGSVLNRLAFCQNPLWPSRWMSAGLLAAAKGDWRGAGYYLMILSSHAGLAYLTAAVLARDLYRRGYGRIQGERSSRKRRGFGLMDATFHRLFFYLPQPIRLLILKDLRTFLRDPTQWSQFLIFFGLLAFYFLNIPRLGYGAQSPYWRNLVSFLNLSVTALILSTFTSRFIFPLLSLEGRNFWTLGLLPLRRDQILWGKFAFSAGISLISTEFLVVLSDLMLQMNPWMILLHVGMIAVLCLGLSGISVGLGARLPNLRESDPSKIAAGFGGTFNLLVSLVFIFTIVTALAVPCHLYFVGQDNAESARLILSWGALRFWLTTAVIASLIIGAAATIIPLRIGIRAFNRMEF, encoded by the coding sequence ATGAGCCTGGCTCTGCCGGAGTCTTTCGTCCCAGCGCCGGCCTCGGCCGCAACCCCCGCCGATCGGTCGGCTCGGGCCCTGCGCTGGCTCCGCTGGCGGCAGCTTAGCAACACTCTAAGCGCCCTGGTGGCCGACTCGCGGCTTCGGGCTTCGATGATCGTCTTCTGCAGCGCGGTTTTCTGGGCGGGATTGTTCCTGCTGTTCCTCAAGAGCTTCCAGTTCATCGCGATCTACGTCGATCTGGCCAACACGATCATCGAATACCTGTTCGGCATGTTCTTCCTGTCGCTTCTGGTGATGCTCCTGTTCTCGACGGGGATCATCGTCTATGCGGCGTTGTTCCACTCGCGAGAGGCGACGTTCCTGCTGACAACCCCCGCGGCGGCCGACCGGATTTTCGCCCACAAATTCGCCGAGGCCGTGGCGTTTGCGTCGTGGGGGTTCCTCTTGCTGGGAAGCCCGCTCCTGGTGGCGTACGGGCTGACGATCAAGGTGGGCCCCTCGGCGTCGGACGCCGGCGCGCCGTGGCCTTACTACGCGTTGATCCCCGCCTTCCTGGCGGTGTTCGTGTTGATACCGTCGAGCCTGGGCTCGATCGTGGCCATCGCCGTCGCCAACGTCTTTCCCCGACGCGAGCGGACTGTGCTGGCCCTGGCGACGGTCGTCGGCCTGGGAGTCTTTCTCTATACGGCGTGGAAGCTTCTCACGACGCCCTACGAGGCTCTCAGCAGCGACTGGCTGGGGAGCGTGCTCAACCGCCTCGCCTTCTGTCAGAATCCATTGTGGCCCAGTCGGTGGATGTCGGCGGGGCTGCTGGCGGCCGCCAAGGGAGACTGGCGCGGGGCGGGATATTACCTGATGATCCTCTCCTCGCACGCCGGGCTCGCCTACCTGACCGCCGCCGTCCTCGCTCGCGATCTTTACCGTCGGGGCTACGGGCGGATTCAGGGCGAACGCTCCAGCCGCAAACGCCGCGGCTTCGGCCTCATGGATGCGACGTTCCACCGCCTCTTCTTCTACCTGCCGCAGCCGATCCGGTTGTTGATCCTCAAGGACCTGCGGACGTTCCTTCGCGACCCGACTCAGTGGTCGCAGTTCCTGATCTTCTTCGGTCTGCTGGCTTTCTACTTCCTGAACATCCCTCGGCTCGGTTACGGCGCGCAGAGCCCGTACTGGCGGAACCTGGTGAGCTTCCTGAATCTGTCGGTGACGGCCTTGATCCTCTCGACGTTCACCAGCCGGTTCATCTTCCCATTGCTGTCGCTGGAGGGGCGGAACTTCTGGACGCTGGGGCTGCTGCCGCTGCGGCGCGACCAGATCCTCTGGGGCAAGTTCGCGTTCTCGGCGGGAATCTCACTCATCTCCACCGAGTTCCTGGTGGTTCTCAGCGATCTGATGCTCCAGATGAATCCCTGGATGATTCTGCTGCACGTCGGGATGATCGCCGTGCTCTGCCTGGGACTCTCGGGGATCAGCGTGGGGCTGGGAGCGCGGCTGCCGAACCTGCGCGAGTCCGACCCATCGAAGATCGCCGCCGGGTTCGGCGGGACGTTCAACCTGCTGGTGAGCCTGGTTTTCATCTTCACGATCGTCACGGCGCTGGCCGTGCCGTGTCATCTCTACTTCGTCGGCCAGGACAACGCGGAGTCGGCCCGGCTGATCCTCTCATGGGGCGCGCTGCGGTTCTGGCTGACGACGGCCGTGATCGCCAGCCTGATCATTGGCGCTGCGGCGACGATCATCCCGCTGCGGATTGGAATCCGGGCGTTCAACCGGATGGAATTCTGA
- a CDS encoding ABC transporter ATP-binding protein — translation MIELRGVSKSFGDKKAVDRLDLTVRPGELFAFLGPNGAGKTTTIKMICGLLTPSEGSVLIGGMPAASEGARRLLGYVPDQPYLYDKLTGREFLRFVVEMYGVDRATGAARIEEMIETFEMGDFIDELCEGYSQGMKQRVVFASALVHEPRVLVVDEPLVGLDPRNARVVKNMFVAQARAGAAVLMSIHLLAIAEELADTIGIVDHGRMLAVGPLDELRRQAKHDGSLEDLFLKLTGHDVPRAISPIARARLETSL, via the coding sequence ATGATCGAGCTGCGAGGCGTAAGCAAGTCGTTCGGCGACAAGAAAGCGGTCGACCGCCTTGACCTGACGGTCCGGCCCGGCGAACTCTTCGCCTTCCTTGGGCCCAACGGGGCGGGCAAGACCACCACCATCAAGATGATCTGCGGTCTGCTGACGCCCAGCGAGGGGAGCGTGCTGATCGGCGGAATGCCGGCGGCCTCTGAAGGAGCGAGGCGACTCTTAGGGTACGTCCCCGACCAGCCGTACCTGTACGACAAGCTCACCGGCCGTGAGTTCCTCCGGTTCGTCGTCGAGATGTACGGCGTCGACCGGGCGACCGGCGCTGCGCGGATCGAGGAGATGATCGAAACCTTCGAGATGGGGGATTTCATCGACGAACTCTGCGAGGGTTACTCGCAGGGGATGAAGCAACGGGTGGTCTTCGCCTCGGCGCTGGTTCACGAACCCCGGGTGCTCGTGGTCGATGAGCCGCTGGTGGGGTTGGACCCCCGGAACGCGCGGGTCGTCAAGAACATGTTCGTCGCCCAGGCTCGCGCCGGGGCCGCTGTTTTGATGTCGATCCATCTGCTCGCGATCGCGGAGGAACTGGCCGACACGATTGGGATCGTCGATCACGGTCGGATGCTCGCCGTCGGGCCGCTCGACGAACTGCGCCGGCAGGCGAAGCACGACGGCAGTCTGGAAGACCTCTTCCTGAAACTCACCGGTCACGACGTTCCGCGGGCGATCAGTCCGATCGCGCGGGCCCGCCTGGAGACGAGCTTATGA
- the glsA gene encoding glutaminase A yields MKSASAPFRETLRNLHGKYSQVKTGRVASYIPELAKADPEWFGISVVTVDGLRFDVGEADRPFSIQSISKPFIFGLALEDHGRDHVLSKVGVEPTGEAFNSIVLDEATNRPFNPMVNAGAIATTDLIKGADQIERYKRMLEMFRKYVGREVHVDSATFLSERSTGHRNRAIAHLMLNFGMIEDRVDETLELYFQQCSVLVDCHDLALMGATLANGGVNPATGERALEAPYVKDLLSIMLSCGSYDFAGEWTYRIGLPAKSGVSGGILAVVPGVAGIAVFSPSLDEKGNSVRGVLVCKELSERFGLHILEAGRPGKALEDEIRPSRKSS; encoded by the coding sequence ATGAAGTCAGCGTCCGCCCCGTTTCGCGAGACGCTGCGAAACTTGCATGGCAAATACAGTCAGGTGAAGACAGGTCGGGTTGCGTCCTACATCCCGGAACTGGCCAAGGCCGATCCCGAGTGGTTCGGGATCAGCGTCGTGACGGTGGACGGGCTCAGGTTCGACGTCGGCGAAGCGGATCGGCCTTTCAGCATCCAATCCATCTCCAAGCCGTTCATTTTCGGGCTGGCGTTGGAGGACCACGGCCGCGATCACGTCCTGTCCAAGGTCGGAGTCGAGCCCACTGGTGAAGCCTTCAATTCGATCGTGCTCGACGAGGCGACGAATCGACCCTTCAACCCCATGGTCAATGCGGGCGCCATCGCCACCACCGACTTGATCAAGGGGGCGGACCAGATTGAACGCTACAAGCGCATGCTTGAGATGTTTCGGAAGTACGTGGGGCGCGAGGTCCACGTCGACAGCGCGACCTTCCTGTCAGAACGCTCGACCGGCCATCGCAATCGGGCCATCGCTCATCTGATGCTCAATTTCGGGATGATCGAGGACCGGGTGGATGAGACGCTCGAACTTTATTTTCAGCAGTGCTCGGTCCTGGTGGACTGCCACGATCTGGCGCTGATGGGGGCGACTCTTGCGAACGGCGGAGTCAATCCGGCCACCGGGGAGCGAGCGTTGGAGGCTCCCTATGTGAAGGACTTGCTGAGCATCATGCTGTCGTGCGGCAGTTACGACTTCGCGGGCGAATGGACCTATCGCATCGGACTGCCCGCGAAGAGCGGAGTCTCGGGGGGCATCCTCGCCGTGGTCCCGGGCGTCGCCGGCATCGCCGTTTTCTCCCCATCGCTCGACGAGAAAGGGAACAGCGTCCGAGGCGTCCTGGTCTGCAAGGAACTCTCGGAACGCTTCGGCCTGCATATCCTTGAAGCGGGCCGACCCGGCAAGGCGCTGGAGGATGAGATCAGGCCGAGCCGTAAGTCTTCCTGA
- a CDS encoding MinD/ParA family ATP-binding protein, with product MARIIAIHSFRGGTGKSNTTANLAALLAGAGKRVGVIDTDIHSPGIHVIFGLREESVRFTLNDYLWGRCRIEQAAYEVDAGRPAAADDSTASRGTVLLIPSSSRTGEIARVLREGYDVGLLTDGFRALIRELELDYLLIDTHPGVNEETLLSIAISDTFLLVMRPDNQDFQGTAVTVELARRLEVADLQIVLNKVPAGVDVDQLRSQIETAYQAPVVGMLPLDEDLARLGSAGVFVYRFPNHPVTRGLRSVADRLLS from the coding sequence ATGGCCAGAATCATAGCCATCCACTCCTTTCGAGGCGGCACGGGGAAGTCCAACACGACGGCCAACCTGGCGGCTTTGCTGGCGGGAGCGGGGAAGCGAGTCGGCGTGATCGACACGGACATCCACTCGCCAGGTATTCATGTGATCTTCGGCCTTCGAGAGGAGTCCGTTCGGTTCACGCTGAACGACTATCTGTGGGGGCGCTGCCGGATTGAGCAGGCGGCCTATGAGGTGGACGCTGGACGACCCGCCGCGGCCGATGATTCGACGGCGTCCCGCGGGACGGTCCTGCTGATCCCGTCCAGCTCCCGGACCGGCGAGATCGCTCGCGTACTTCGTGAAGGCTACGACGTCGGCCTCCTGACCGACGGCTTCCGCGCCCTGATTCGCGAACTGGAATTGGACTATCTCCTCATCGACACGCATCCCGGCGTCAACGAGGAGACCCTTCTCTCGATCGCCATCTCCGACACGTTCCTGCTGGTCATGCGACCGGACAACCAGGACTTCCAGGGGACGGCGGTGACCGTTGAACTCGCCCGCCGCCTCGAGGTGGCAGACCTGCAGATCGTCCTGAACAAGGTGCCCGCGGGCGTCGACGTCGATCAGTTGCGTTCCCAGATCGAAACCGCCTACCAGGCTCCCGTCGTCGGCATGCTTCCGCTGGACGAGGATCTGGCCCGTCTCGGAAGCGCAGGCGTTTTCGTCTATCGGTTTCCCAACCACCCGGTGACTCGAGGTCTTCGATCCGTGGCCGATCGTCTCCTTTCGTAA
- a CDS encoding FHA domain-containing protein, translating into MSSPIGTPLQRWFFDGTGLIKIGRSVDNDVVIADQVVSREHVYLTPDGDAWLVTVLTTQGIYCGSRKVFNLRLEPKAQAGFVFRLGLKGPFLRFDLLSEPVEDETTACPGRETSSLLELDPQRLKREVDEISEGEYFQTLRNSLRVLKGLRNPPDSTA; encoded by the coding sequence TTGAGCTCTCCAATTGGGACGCCGCTTCAGCGCTGGTTCTTCGATGGAACAGGGCTCATCAAGATCGGTCGGTCGGTGGACAACGACGTCGTCATCGCCGACCAGGTCGTCTCTCGCGAACACGTCTACCTGACTCCGGACGGAGACGCCTGGCTCGTCACGGTGCTCACGACGCAGGGGATCTACTGCGGGTCCAGGAAGGTCTTCAACCTGCGGCTCGAACCCAAAGCTCAGGCGGGTTTCGTCTTTCGATTGGGGCTGAAGGGGCCGTTCCTGCGTTTCGACCTGCTCTCCGAACCCGTCGAGGACGAGACCACGGCTTGCCCTGGGCGTGAGACCTCCTCGCTGCTGGAACTGGACCCTCAGAGGCTCAAGCGTGAAGTCGACGAGATCAGCGAGGGAGAGTATTTCCAGACCCTACGGAACTCCCTTCGCGTTCTCAAGGGGCTGCGAAACCCACCGGACTCCACGGCTTGA
- a CDS encoding phosphoesterase, which translates to MNTYYCSDPHAFHGNIMKHCRRLALMTEADRTAFLEIEAAGGDSSTLRVSDESIDNMNRTLAANVNARVGPNDVLWCLGDWAFGRGSDYLANARWFRDQIQCRTVHLMWGNHDEPKIRDLFASTHHQTEIRDRGVKLTLNHYPMVTWNGQHHGSVAEPNIHLYGHVHALYQRRPEANPLKDFDAWPALDVGFDGHDYQVWSLEEILEVLRPRLEAFETLKRSRGQFDPFRGRGRSPETS; encoded by the coding sequence ATGAACACTTATTATTGCTCTGACCCTCACGCCTTCCATGGCAACATCATGAAGCACTGCCGTCGCCTGGCGCTCATGACCGAGGCGGACAGGACGGCATTCCTGGAGATCGAGGCCGCCGGCGGCGACTCCTCAACACTGCGTGTCAGCGACGAGTCCATCGACAACATGAACCGGACCCTCGCGGCGAACGTCAACGCCCGCGTCGGACCGAACGACGTCCTCTGGTGCCTGGGCGATTGGGCCTTCGGGCGGGGGTCGGACTATCTCGCCAACGCGCGGTGGTTTCGCGATCAGATCCAGTGCCGGACGGTCCACCTGATGTGGGGGAACCACGACGAGCCGAAAATCCGGGACCTTTTCGCCTCAACCCACCATCAGACGGAGATCCGCGACCGGGGCGTCAAATTGACCCTCAACCACTATCCGATGGTCACCTGGAACGGCCAGCACCACGGCTCGGTCGCCGAGCCCAACATCCACCTCTACGGCCACGTCCACGCACTCTACCAGCGTCGGCCTGAAGCCAACCCACTCAAGGACTTCGACGCCTGGCCGGCGCTCGACGTGGGCTTCGACGGCCACGACTATCAGGTTTGGTCTCTGGAGGAGATCCTCGAAGTCCTCCGCCCTCGCCTCGAAGCCTTCGAGACCCTGAAACGCAGTCGAGGCCAGTTCGATCCCTTCCGGGGCCGTGGACGATCGCCGGAGACCTCCTGA
- a CDS encoding macro domain-containing protein — translation MNVRVVEGDLLDQPVEAIVNPWNRNVIPWWLLLPQGVSGAIKRRAGLGPFREVGRQGPIPLGRAVATTAGRLPFRAIIHVAGINLIWRASETSIRDSARNAVELAGSLGLRSLAFPLIGSGSGGFNPEKAERILCETLKAIDAPIEVIVVRYRRPGA, via the coding sequence TTGAACGTTCGCGTCGTCGAGGGGGACCTTCTGGACCAGCCGGTCGAGGCGATCGTCAACCCGTGGAATCGGAACGTGATCCCCTGGTGGCTGTTGTTGCCTCAGGGAGTCTCCGGCGCGATCAAGCGGCGGGCGGGGCTGGGCCCATTCCGCGAGGTAGGACGGCAGGGGCCGATCCCGCTGGGCCGGGCCGTGGCGACGACGGCCGGCCGGCTTCCCTTCCGGGCGATCATCCATGTCGCTGGGATCAACCTGATCTGGCGGGCATCGGAAACCTCGATCCGCGATTCGGCCCGGAACGCCGTGGAGTTGGCTGGGAGTCTTGGGCTGCGGTCGCTGGCGTTTCCGCTGATCGGCTCCGGCTCGGGCGGGTTCAATCCCGAGAAGGCCGAGAGGATCTTGTGCGAGACCCTCAAGGCGATTGACGCACCGATCGAGGTGATTGTGGTGAGATACCGTCGACCGGGGGCGTGA